The Algoriphagus halophilus sequence AAGCCTTGTACCGAGTAAAGGCCAACTAAGAAAATGAAAGAAATGATTTTCATGGGTCCATTCATGATTAAATAGAAAAAAACAGCCTAGCAAAATTTAATTCCACTAGGCAATTGATTATTTAAATAATTGAGGGGCAAACTGTGTTAAATACACTCTCCAGTTTCTCCAAATATGACCACCTTCGGACTCCACATATTCATAAGGCATATTCATGGAATCAAGTTTTGCTCTGAATTCTTTATTGGCCTCATACAAGAAATCAGTTTTACCAATGGCAATCCAATATAATTCGTATCCATTATCCATTTGGTTTTTTAGAGTTTCATCGAAATTTGAATAAACTCTTCCTGTAGCATCTTCCCGAGGCATGATGGCTGCAGAGAATAACCCTATGTAATCAAACATATTTGGGTAATGTCTTGAAATATGCAAAGTATGGAACCCACCCATTGAAAGGCCAGCAATTGCTCTATTGGCTTTATTTGCTTTTACCTGGTAATTGGCTTCTACAAACCTGATGATGTCCATAAAGTTGTCTTCATAAGTTCCATCCATAGTTTTTGGAACCATAAACTGTGGCTTATAGAAACCGTCACTTCCTTCCCCTGGAGCTCCGTCTTGAATGACATTACCATTAGGCATCACCACAATCATTGGTTTAGCTTTTCCTTGAGCAATCAAATTATCCATGATTTGGGCCGTTCTTCCTAATGAGACCCAAGCTTCTTCATCTCCTCCAGCACCATGCAGTAAATAAAGTACAGGGAATTGCTCGTTTGACTGCTCATATCCTGGAGGTGTATAAATCGTGATTCTTCTATCCATTCCCAATCCGGGAGAGTCGTACCACCTTTTTGCTACGGTACCATGAGGAACATCATTTACTCTATAGAAGGAAGCTTGTCCTTCCCCTACAATAAATATATTGGTGATGGAAGCAACGTCTCTAATTAAAAATGGGTTATTAGGGTCAGTAGATCTCAAACCATCTATTAGGAAGGAGTAATTGTAAAGCTCCGGTGATAGGGGTTGGGAGGTAAAAGACCATACACCTTTATCATCTTTTATCAATTCCGCTTTACCAGGTGCATCCATCATGCCTCTCGGAGTTTCGACTTTGACTGTAGGAAGAAAGTCCCCCGTTACTTCTATTTTCTCTGCTTCTGGGGCAAAGAATCTAAATGTGACGGATCCATCTTCGTGGATTTCTGGAGAAGTAATCTGCTGAGCTCCAAATAAGGCTTCTTGTGCATAGGACTGAGTTCCAATCAAGAGGGTAATCAAAATCGCAATCCAAAGATTTTTTTTCATTTGAATAAATGGTTTCAGGTTATAAAAAGGGTTTGAATCAAATTGATTTTCAAGCTTAAATCTATTGTTTCAAAATGACAAATACTAAAAAAGAGGCATAAATTTCTCTCAAACAGCTTTTTAAAACTATTTCTATGGGTTTGCCCCATGTTTTTAATAAGAGTTAATGAGGTAGATTGAATTAGTTGAAAAAAATGAGCAATGATTTAATACGGGATACTAAATTATTTGCCGTGTTTTAGTTGGGTCTGGACAACTTCCAATGCTTCCTCCAACACCATCTTAACTTCTTCAAAAGTGGTATTGGAGTGATTGTTCCAGTCCATTAATCGATGGGCAGTTACTCTACCATCCTCGTACTTTTCCAAGGTAAATCGAACTTGTTGCATCCCCGCTCTACGATGCACATATTCTCCAGTAACGTCCATGGAAGCTTTGAAAAGTGCACAAAATAGGCTGTAGCTTTTGTTTTCAATATCATCCTCACATTCCCGGTCATCATTTTTATTCCAAACAGAAGAATCCTGAAGGATCAAGCTCGCTTGTTGGATAATTTTAAAATCTAAGGAGTCAAATGTTAGGTTTCTGTCTTCTGATTGCGAAAAAGAAATGTAGGGTATCAGGAGAAAGAGAATGATTAGGGCATTTTTCATATTGAATCAAATTGGTAGGTATTCTCTCCGAAGAATTACTAGTGGTAACCATCGAGAGTTGCAGCATTTTAGGTAAAATCAAAAACTCCTTCAGCACCTCAAAGGAAGTGAATGTATTCGCTGGTCGGGTTCCAGCAGCTCCAGATTATTAACTAATGTAAGAATAAATAAAATGTTGAACTGCAATGATTTGCATATTGAAAATCCATTATGCTATACCCGGCCTTTTATTTCTGCTTCGAACGATCCAATAGGCAACCAGCATATTTGGAACCCAGCAAAGCCATGCGACTATTCTATAGGCCGGGATAAATTCTCCAAAGATGCTTTCTAAAATAGGTAAATAAATACGCAACGTCACAGCGGCGAAACATGCCGCATAGCTAAAAATCATCCAGTCTTCATGTGCATCAAAATTTTTGGTTTTGGCAGTTTTCCAACCCATTAGACTGGTTATTAACCAAGTGAATCCTAAAGCTAAAAATCCCCCACTTGCAACCATTCCACCAGCAGTATATGTGGCTACATAAATACCGCTAAGACTTGATATAAAAGCTGCAGTTACATAAGCCATTCCGATCCTTTTATGGAGTTTTCGGTTTTTATCCCGTAATTTTTGATTGAATTGGATCCACCCAATGGCAAGGGCTATCCCTCCAAAAACTATATGTGAATAGAAATTTCCATTCCAGAATAGGCTGTTTAATTGTTCCGGAGCTTTGGAGTTTAATATTCCAAATTGACGCCCAAAAATGAAATAAAGGATAGGGTAGATGCCAATTACCATACTGAGAAAGGCAAATAGCCACCACGTAAATTTATGTTGGAATAATTTCATCCTTTATACAGGAATAAGGTCAGAGATGTAAAATACTAAATTGTAGTCATTAATAATGGACAAAGAAGAGCTCTTTAAGCCCCAAATTTTCTAAAAGTCAAATTGATTCGAGCGTTTTTATACTTAGGGTTCTCCGGAAGGGCATGCTCATATAATTCTTGGCAGTTATAACCCATAATAACCAAACTTCCATCTCCTAATTCTATGCTTGTCTTCTGACCATCCATTTTATTTCGAAGAACAAATTCACGAGCTTCTCCCAGACTTAAGGAAGGGATATAACTCGTGTTTCCAAAGGCCACAAAATCAGAATGGAAATCCACACCAGAGTTTCCATCTGGGTAATAGATGCAAACACATACCTGAAACTGATGGCCTGTAAATAATTCTATTTTTTCTTTGACGGCTTGCATTTCTTTTGACCAAACTGCTATGTTGCCCCAAATGTGGGAGGGAAGTTTATTCTCGTCAAAAAGGTTCTGATCCATGAACATGACTTTCCCAAAATTCACTGGGTGAGACACTCCATTTGCCAGTTTAACACTTCTATTGGTTAGGTCAAAGTTTTGGATAAGGTGCTTAAAAATTGCAGTTGATTCTTCTTTACTTATAAAGTCCGGGTAATATGCTGCCTCACAGGATAAGCCTAAATCCATTTGATGGTTAATTTCTAAAGCTTAACTAGTTTTTAAATAATTTTCCAGCTGGTCAAAAGTACCATTGAATCCCTCTTCCATCTGGGAGATACTCTCAGAAAAAATTTTATTTCCTGCATCAGTAGAATTATGAGGAAAGGAAACTAAATCAATTCGGGTATTCCCTTCCTGTTCATAGAATTCTAAATCCATGATCATTTCCAAAGGCCAATCAGGTCCAAAAGGTATTTCGGGAGCCTTTACAGTTTCGCCTGCTTCATTTGAAAAACAATTAATTACCTGAAGTTTAAAAGGTTCTTTAATGTTTAAAAAGGTCCATTTTGCCCACATGTCAAAGGCATCACTTTTCAATACGAAATGAAAAATTCCTTCTGGATGAAATTCGAATTTTTTTACTTCCATTTCAAATCCGGATGGACCCCACCATTTCATTAAATTGTCGGAAGAAGTAAAGGTTTCGTATACTTTTTTGATAGAATGAGGAAACGTTCTCGATAGGGTTAGTTGCTTGTACATAGTTAATTGGTCATGGTTTTCTTTTCGTAGAAAGAAGAGGATATCCACTACGGGTTGTTGGATTAATTCTCCTTAGAGGATCTGTTGTAGTTTCAGGTATTGAAGGAGCATGATGGTTTTGGCATCTTTTATTTCTCCTAAATTAACCATATTCATGGCTTGATCGAAAGGAATTTCAAGTACTTCAATGTTTTCTTCCTCATGATCTACTCCTCCACCATCACTCACCTTCATGTCCTTGGAATAGGCTGCAATAAAAAAGTATAAAATTTCAGTGACTGATCCAGGGGACATGTAGGCCTCAAACACCTTTTGAACATCTTGGATTTGGTATCCGGTTTCTTCCTCCGTTTCTCTTTTAATACAATCCTCTGGATTTTCCTGATCCAATAATCCCGCGCAAGCTTCAATCATCATTCCTGTTTCATTGCCATTGATATAGGTAGGAAGTCTAAATTGCCTGGTCAAAATCACCGTTTTTTGTGCTTGATTATATAATAAAATAGTGGCTCCATTGCCTCGGTCATAGGCTTCCCGGTTTTGGGTGATGACCGTACCATCTTTCTTGGTGAATTGGTAGGTTATTTTTTGAAGTTTGTACCAATTATCAGAGAGAATCTCTGTTTTCAATAATTTGATATGCTGGATCATGGATAGGGAATATTTGCTAAAAATGAAGCCCGAGAAATTCCCAGGCTTTAGTTACTCGAAGTTCTTAAAATTATGCTTTTTATTCATGAACTCCTTCAGCATGGTCTACCGTTTTTCCCTCCAGGGTCAAATATTCACCCATGGCATCAGCAGTCATACAGGAATGGACCGGTAGAATACCAAGGAGATCTCCAACTTTGACCTTGCTCAATAATTCGTCAGAGGCCTTGATGATGCCATGTTCCTGTGAGATACTTTTTAAGTAAGACCTGTCTTCAGGAATCGTCCATCCATCTTCGTTCAAGTAAACTACCTCGCCAAAGTTTTTATTTCCGTCTTGATCGATCAAAACATCTTTTGCCAAATGGACTCCACCTCCGTGTACCAAAATCTCTTTCCTGTCCTTTTTGATATCCACTACAGGGACGGCCAGGCAAACCGCAATATCTTCCTTATCACAACCTCCAAGATTAGACTGCATTAAATCGTAAAACACAAAATTCCCAGGCCCCATTTCATCAATATCGCCAAAGTCCTCCATCACGGCACATCCGGGTGTATCTCCAATTCGCGTAACCAGATCAGGGTATTCTGTACTGTATTTGGTTTTTAGCATGGATAAGGCATTCCTTGATTCCTCATAAATAGCTGGAATGTCTGGCATGTAGTAACTATGGCCAGGGTGAAGGTAAAATCCTTTAAAATTCAGTTGATCCGATTTTTTGGCAATCAACAAAATTTCTTCGATCAGACCGAAATCAGTCACTTCTACTCCTGTTCTTCCATAACCAGCATCAATTTCAATGAAAAAACCAACAGGATGATGGAGTTGCTCTGCAAGAATCTGAGCCGTTTTTGCATTGATGATTTGTACTGAAATGGATTGATTTTCGGCGATTTTATCAAGCTTAAGTGTTTCCAGTGGATTAAATGGGAAGGCAATATGTATGTTTTTCCAGCCCTCTCCACTCAAATATTCAGCCATTTTTATGGAAGAAACGGTCACTTCAGTGATTCCATAATCCTTAGCCCATTTTCCTATTTCCTTGGATTGCGCAGTTTTAAAATGCGGCACTAATTTCATGTGATGACGGGCTGCCTTATCAGCCATCTTTTTAATGTTGGCCCGGCAAATTTTTTCGTCCAGTAAAAGAGTTGGAGAGGTGATTAATTGGAGGTAGCTCATAATTAAAATAAAAGTAAATCCCAGAATTTTGTACTGAGATGAATTTGTAATTGAGTTTATTGATTTTTTTATGAAAGTAACTTCGGAAATGGAGAATAGAAAATTAAATCAAATGTTTCCATTGAAATCAACTACTCGGTTTCTATTCCTAAAATGCGAAAAATGTTAGTTTAAAGACAAAATTTTTGAACTCTACCATTGATGTATAGTGAATTCATAAGATTTTGAGGGCAGATGCAGGTAACACCGCCAATTCTATTAATTTTGTCACCCGATAAAATGGTTATTATTTAGCCAGATAGAGTTATAAATTGCCTCAAAACCTTTCATGGAAGCAAAGAAAATACGGAGTACCTTTATTGAGTTTTTCCAATCCAAGCAACATCATTACGTTCCTTCATCCCCGATTGTAGTTAAAAACGATCCTACGTTGATGTTTACCAATGCCGGGATGAACCAGTTTAAAGATGCTTTTTTAGGCAATGAAGTTGCCAAATATTCCCGTGTGGCCAATTCTCAGAAATGTCTTCGCGTCAGCGGAAAACATAATGATTTGGAAGAAGTGGGGGTGGACACCTACCATCATACCATGTTTGAGATGTTGGGAAACTGGTCTTTTGGAGATTATTTCAAAAAAGAAGCGATTGCATGGGCTTGGGAACTGTTGACAGAGGTGTACCAACTTCCCAAGGACCGTTTATATGTTTCCGTTTTTGAAGGAGATCAAGGAGATAACTTGGGCTTGGATCAAGAGGCTTTTGATTTTTGGAAGGAAATTGTTCCTGAAGATCGAATCATCATGGGTTCCAAAAAAGATAATTTTTGGGAGATGGGTGATACAGGTCCATGTGGTCCTTGCTCCGAAATCCATATTGATTTAAGACCTGATGCGGAACGTGCCACCATTGCAGGTAAGGATTTGGTCAACAATGATCATGAACAAGTCATTGAAATCTGGAATTTGGTGTTCATGCAATTCAATAGATTGGCTGATGGAAGTTTAAAGGAACTTCCTGCCAAGCATGTAGATACTGGGATGGGTTTTGAACGATTAGTGAGAGCCATTCAACAAAAATCTTCCAATTATGACACTGATTTGTTTGCTCCATTTTTGGCTGCATTGGAAAAGAAATCGGGAAAAGTATATGGTAAAGATGAACAAACTGACATTGCATTTCGGGTAATTGTCGATCATATCCGGGCAATCGCCTTTACCATTGCAGATGGTCAATTACCTTCCAATAATAAGGCAGGTTATGTGATTCGTAGAATTTTAAGGAGAGCGGTTCGCTATGGATATACCTTTTTGGGATTCCATGAACCCTTCTTATACGAGTTAACCTCCCTAATTTCTGAAAACTTTGGAGAGATTTTCCCTGAAGTAAAACAGCAACAAGAATTCATTTCTAAAGTGATCTACGAAGAAGAAGCTTCTTTCCTTCGCACTTTGGATAATGGCCTGAAGATCCTAGACCAAATTAAAGCGGAGTTAAAGGAGAAGAATGAGCATGTAATCCCTGGGAAAACGGCATTCGAACTATATGATACCTTCGGATTTCCTTTGGATTTAACCTCACTGATTGCTCGGGAAAACGGGTTGTCTTTGGATGAAAAGGGATTCAATGAGGAAATGGAAAAGCAAAAGTCCAGATCCCGTGCAGCTTCAGAATCTGAAACAGGAGATTGGGTCCTAGTTCATGAGGATTCAGGTGTTGAGTTCGTCGGCTATGATTTTCTAGAAACCTATTCATATATAACAAAATACAGGGTCGTTTCGGATAAAAAGGGAGATAAGTACCAAATCGTATTGGACAAAACACCATTTTACGCCGAAAGTGGAGGGCAGGTAGGTGATACAGGTTGGTTGGTTTCTGAAGAAGAGAAGATCAGAGTGATTGATACGAAGAAAGAGAATGACTTGATTGTTCATTTCGTTGAAAAGCTACCTGCTCATCCGAGAGTTAAATTTTCTGCTGAAGTAGATCGTGAAAAGCGAACACTCAGCATGAATAACCATACCGCAACCCACTTACTTCAATCTGCATTAAAGCAAGTTCTTGGGGATCATATTCAACAAAGGGGATCTTTGGTAAATGACCAATTACTGAGATTTGACTTTTCTCATTTCGGTAAAGTAACCGAAGAGGAGCTAGCTCAAGTGGAGGAAATCGTAAACGCCAAGATTCGGGAGAATATTCCCTTGGTAGAGCAGCGAAATGTACCGATTGAGGAAGCCAAGAAAATGGGAGCTACGGCACTATTTGGTGAAAAATATGGGGACTTTGTAAGAGTAATCACATTTGATCCAAGCTATTCTGTGGAACTTTGTGGTGGAACACATGTTCCTTATACAAGTCAAATCGGCTTGTTTAAGATTGTTTCTGAAGGTTCCAGTGCTTCTGGTGTCCGTAGGATAGAAGCAATAACCGCAAAGGCTGCTGAAGCAAGTTTGAGACAGCAGGATCATCTGGTGAAGGAGCTTCAGGAGCTTTTGAAAAATCCAAAAGATTTGAAGAAAGCATTGGAATCTTTGATCCAGGAGAGGAATGAATTGAAGAAAGAGGTAGAAAGTTTGCAGCAAGAAAAAGCTGGTGCGGTAAAAGGTGAACTACTGAAGCAATTTACAGAA is a genomic window containing:
- the alaS gene encoding alanine--tRNA ligase; amino-acid sequence: MEAKKIRSTFIEFFQSKQHHYVPSSPIVVKNDPTLMFTNAGMNQFKDAFLGNEVAKYSRVANSQKCLRVSGKHNDLEEVGVDTYHHTMFEMLGNWSFGDYFKKEAIAWAWELLTEVYQLPKDRLYVSVFEGDQGDNLGLDQEAFDFWKEIVPEDRIIMGSKKDNFWEMGDTGPCGPCSEIHIDLRPDAERATIAGKDLVNNDHEQVIEIWNLVFMQFNRLADGSLKELPAKHVDTGMGFERLVRAIQQKSSNYDTDLFAPFLAALEKKSGKVYGKDEQTDIAFRVIVDHIRAIAFTIADGQLPSNNKAGYVIRRILRRAVRYGYTFLGFHEPFLYELTSLISENFGEIFPEVKQQQEFISKVIYEEEASFLRTLDNGLKILDQIKAELKEKNEHVIPGKTAFELYDTFGFPLDLTSLIARENGLSLDEKGFNEEMEKQKSRSRAASESETGDWVLVHEDSGVEFVGYDFLETYSYITKYRVVSDKKGDKYQIVLDKTPFYAESGGQVGDTGWLVSEEEKIRVIDTKKENDLIVHFVEKLPAHPRVKFSAEVDREKRTLSMNNHTATHLLQSALKQVLGDHIQQRGSLVNDQLLRFDFSHFGKVTEEELAQVEEIVNAKIRENIPLVEQRNVPIEEAKKMGATALFGEKYGDFVRVITFDPSYSVELCGGTHVPYTSQIGLFKIVSEGSSASGVRRIEAITAKAAEASLRQQDHLVKELQELLKNPKDLKKALESLIQERNELKKEVESLQQEKAGAVKGELLKQFTEVNGVNTLIAKVTLPNADSLKKLVYELKNEVENAFVILAADIDGKPQIAVMIEDSLVKEKDLNAGQIVRELAKQIKGGGGGQPFFATAGGKDLTGLENVVSKAKELYL
- a CDS encoding alanine racemase, yielding MSYLQLITSPTLLLDEKICRANIKKMADKAARHHMKLVPHFKTAQSKEIGKWAKDYGITEVTVSSIKMAEYLSGEGWKNIHIAFPFNPLETLKLDKIAENQSISVQIINAKTAQILAEQLHHPVGFFIEIDAGYGRTGVEVTDFGLIEEILLIAKKSDQLNFKGFYLHPGHSYYMPDIPAIYEESRNALSMLKTKYSTEYPDLVTRIGDTPGCAVMEDFGDIDEMGPGNFVFYDLMQSNLGGCDKEDIAVCLAVPVVDIKKDRKEILVHGGGVHLAKDVLIDQDGNKNFGEVVYLNEDGWTIPEDRSYLKSISQEHGIIKASDELLSKVKVGDLLGILPVHSCMTADAMGEYLTLEGKTVDHAEGVHE
- a CDS encoding DUF6197 family protein → MKNALIILFLLIPYISFSQSEDRNLTFDSLDFKIIQQASLILQDSSVWNKNDDRECEDDIENKSYSLFCALFKASMDVTGEYVHRRAGMQQVRFTLEKYEDGRVTAHRLMDWNNHSNTTFEEVKMVLEEALEVVQTQLKHGK
- a CDS encoding SRPBCC family protein: MYKQLTLSRTFPHSIKKVYETFTSSDNLMKWWGPSGFEMEVKKFEFHPEGIFHFVLKSDAFDMWAKWTFLNIKEPFKLQVINCFSNEAGETVKAPEIPFGPDWPLEMIMDLEFYEQEGNTRIDLVSFPHNSTDAGNKIFSESISQMEEGFNGTFDQLENYLKTS
- a CDS encoding DUF2306 domain-containing protein, with protein sequence MKLFQHKFTWWLFAFLSMVIGIYPILYFIFGRQFGILNSKAPEQLNSLFWNGNFYSHIVFGGIALAIGWIQFNQKLRDKNRKLHKRIGMAYVTAAFISSLSGIYVATYTAGGMVASGGFLALGFTWLITSLMGWKTAKTKNFDAHEDWMIFSYAACFAAVTLRIYLPILESIFGEFIPAYRIVAWLCWVPNMLVAYWIVRSRNKRPGIA
- a CDS encoding alpha-ketoglutarate-dependent dioxygenase AlkB, which encodes MDLGLSCEAAYYPDFISKEESTAIFKHLIQNFDLTNRSVKLANGVSHPVNFGKVMFMDQNLFDENKLPSHIWGNIAVWSKEMQAVKEKIELFTGHQFQVCVCIYYPDGNSGVDFHSDFVAFGNTSYIPSLSLGEAREFVLRNKMDGQKTSIELGDGSLVIMGYNCQELYEHALPENPKYKNARINLTFRKFGA
- the nudK gene encoding GDP-mannose pyrophosphatase NudK, with protein sequence MIQHIKLLKTEILSDNWYKLQKITYQFTKKDGTVITQNREAYDRGNGATILLYNQAQKTVILTRQFRLPTYINGNETGMMIEACAGLLDQENPEDCIKRETEEETGYQIQDVQKVFEAYMSPGSVTEILYFFIAAYSKDMKVSDGGGVDHEEENIEVLEIPFDQAMNMVNLGEIKDAKTIMLLQYLKLQQIL
- a CDS encoding esterase; translation: MKKNLWIAILITLLIGTQSYAQEALFGAQQITSPEIHEDGSVTFRFFAPEAEKIEVTGDFLPTVKVETPRGMMDAPGKAELIKDDKGVWSFTSQPLSPELYNYSFLIDGLRSTDPNNPFLIRDVASITNIFIVGEGQASFYRVNDVPHGTVAKRWYDSPGLGMDRRITIYTPPGYEQSNEQFPVLYLLHGAGGDEEAWVSLGRTAQIMDNLIAQGKAKPMIVVMPNGNVIQDGAPGEGSDGFYKPQFMVPKTMDGTYEDNFMDIIRFVEANYQVKANKANRAIAGLSMGGFHTLHISRHYPNMFDYIGLFSAAIMPREDATGRVYSNFDETLKNQMDNGYELYWIAIGKTDFLYEANKEFRAKLDSMNMPYEYVESEGGHIWRNWRVYLTQFAPQLFK